In the genome of Limimonas halophila, the window GTCCTCGGGGTCGTTGCTGGTCAGCGCCACCACCACCCCGGGCGCGACGAAGCAGGCGAGGTTGTTGACGTGCCCGCCGGTCGGGTCGTCGGCCAGCCCCTCGCCCAGCCAGATGACCTTGCGCGCGCCCAGCAGCTCGCACAACTCGTGCTCGGCCTGGGCGCGCATCAGGCTCTCGTTGCGGCGGGAATCGAAGACGACGGATTCGGTCGTCAGGACCGTGCCCGCACCGTCCGTGTGAACGGCGCCGCCCTCAAGCACCAGGGGGGCTTCGTAGCGCGGCACGTCCAGGTGCGCCAGCAGCTTGCGCGCCACGGCAGCATCGGACGCGAAGGGTGTGTAGCGCTCGCCCCAGCCGTTGAAGATCCAGTCGATGCCCGCGACGTTGCCCGCCCCGTCCGCCAGGAAGGTGGGGCCGCTGTCGCGCATCCAGGAATCGTCGTGCTCCATGGGCACGCAGCCCACGCCGCTGCCGCAGCGGAGGCTCACGTCCGCCACGGTCGCCGGCTCCGCGATCATGGTCACGGGCTCGAAGCGGGCGATGGTGCGCGCGATCTGCGCGTAGCAGTCGCGCGCGATGTCCAGGCCGTCGGGCCAAATGGATTCGCGAACGGGCCACGCCATCCAGCAGCGCCAGTGCGGGGCCCATTCGGGCGGCATGAAAAAGCCATCGGCCCGCGGCGTCCGCGGCGTCGCCATGAAACCTCCGGGCGGTCCAGCCGGACTCTATACCGGGCGTCGCGACTCGGCCAAGCGCCGGTTGGCGCTCAGCTCGAAGCCGACGCGCCGCCCCCCTGGCTTTCCGCGCCCGGGCCGCCGCCGGCACTGCGCTTGGGCTGCTTGCGGATGCTCAGGCCCAGCTCCTTGAGGCGGCTGTCCGGCACCTCCGCGGGCGCGCCCATCATCAGGTCCTCCGCCCGCTGGGTCATCGGGAAGGGCACGACCTCGCGGATGTTGGGCTCGCCGGCCAGCAGCATGACGATGCGCTCCACGCCCGGCGCGCAGCCGCCGTGCGGCGGCGCCCCGTACTTGAGCGCGTTGAGCAGGCCGGAGAAGCGCTCCTCCACCTGATCCGCCGAATAGCCGACGATGCCGAAGGCCTTGTACATGATCTCCGGCACGTGGTTCCGGATCGCGCCCGACGACAGCTCGACGCCGTTGCAGACGATGTCGTACTGACTGGCCTTGATGGTGAGCGGGTCCTGGTTCTCCAGGGCTTCCAGCCCGCCCTGCGGCATGGAGAAGGGGTTGTGGGAGAAGTCGATCTCCCCCGTCTCCTCGTCCAGCTCGTACATCGGGAAGTCCACGATCCAGCAGAACTTGAACTCCCCCTCCGGGATCAGCTCCAGCTCCTCGCCCAGCTTGGTGCGCACCGTGGCGCCGAAATCGGCCGCC includes:
- a CDS encoding agmatine deiminase family protein, with translation MATPRTPRADGFFMPPEWAPHWRCWMAWPVRESIWPDGLDIARDCYAQIARTIARFEPVTMIAEPATVADVSLRCGSGVGCVPMEHDDSWMRDSGPTFLADGAGNVAGIDWIFNGWGERYTPFASDAAVARKLLAHLDVPRYEAPLVLEGGAVHTDGAGTVLTTESVVFDSRRNESLMRAQAEHELCELLGARKVIWLGEGLADDPTGGHVNNLACFVAPGVVVALTSNDPEDVNYPVLQDNLARLRAATDARGEQLEVIEVPQPKPKKGSNGERLPLSYINFYVANGGVVVPMFDDPGDDGAREKIAKAFPKHKTVQVPVMDVLRAGGGIHHITQPQPTGVVES